One Thunnus albacares chromosome 12, fThuAlb1.1, whole genome shotgun sequence genomic region harbors:
- the LOC122994441 gene encoding cysteine/serine-rich nuclear protein 1-like → MRGILKRKFAEVDDNPCYSSSSLSSPASSEWESDGESSSSDIQDFTPQGPSPPTSLPIQSILKRPRLTNRQSNVRFDLVTVFSFPRCQGFTSVPSRGGATLGMVQRHSTLQRFTVAEHAVEQRHRRREKLRDRLREQRLEALKHKLITSGAIDQREADRLTVDQVPHEDIDVHISDSELEDGSFLQPYSSRQRQALLLAAGVKRIDKEEKRQLHALRVSREDCGCDCQGFCEPETCACSLAGIKCQVDRFNFPCGCTKDSCGNAQGHIKFDSRRAQTHYIHTVMRLELERRLQDETLSREDQTGLPEDLVEYEDQGKTHSVNSAQDKTCPFGFPLEEDGLPLTMPATPSFHFDAERSVVEENSCSSDMTESSCSSTDSDAGGCHTESQNIQEVDGGLSRTLSICDSENNNYSMCSQLRHIREPLTQKNNISATYSTTTDSMEPLTANTFTDNISRTSVTAYLDENANQARDLFDDDSLEDYPNTPSPTVDYSSSRYMDLSLSSDSNLEFFDCDYPSGPLHSSFKGHRHSDSFPHLQLFSSVHLPQNESSTYLLESLIGLTEPSPEQV, encoded by the exons ATGAGAGGCATCCTCAAGAGAAAGTTTGCAGAGGTAGATGACAATCCCtgctactcctcctcctcactctcttcCCCTGCCTCCTCAGAGTGGGAGTCTGACGGGGAGAGCAGCTCCTCTGACATCCAAGATTTCACACCGCAAGGCCCTTCTCCACCCACCAGCTTACCCA TTCAGTCCATCCTGAAGAGGCCCAGGCTGACGAATAGGCAGAGTAATGTGCGCTTTGACCTGGTGACAGTGTTCAGTTTCCCACGTTGCCAGGGCTTCACCAGTGTGCCCAGCCGTGGAGGTGCTACCCTGGGCATGGTGCAGAGGCACAGCACCCTCCAAAGGTTCACGGTAGCGGAGCATGCAGTGGAGCAACGGCACAGACGCAGAGAGAAGCTCCGAGACAGACTGAGAGAACAGAGGCTTGAAGCGTTGAAACACAAA TTGATCACCAGTGGAGCCATTGAccagagagaagcagacaggcTCACAGTGGATCAAGTCCCACATGAAGACATTGACGTCCACATCAGTGATTCTGAGCTGGAGGATGGGAGTTTCCTTCAGCCGTACTCCTCCAGACAGCGGCAGGCTCTCCTCCTGGCAGCGGGGGTGAAGCGCATTGACAAGGAGGAGAAGAGGCAACTTCATGCCTTGCGTGTCTCcagggaggactgtggatgtGACTGCCAGGGCTTTTGTGAGCCAGAGACCTGTGCATGCAGTCTGGCAGGCATCAAGTGCCAG GTGGACCGTTTCAACTTCCCATGTGGCTGCACTAAGGACAGCTGTGGAAACGCTCAGGGACACATCAAGTTTGACTCCAGACGTGCACAGACCCATTACATCCACACTGTCATGAGACTGGAATTGGAGAGGCGCCTGCAAGATGAAACACTGAGCCGAGAGGACCAGACTGGACTTCCAGAGGACCTTGTAGAGTATGAGGACCAGGGTAAGACACACTCGGTGAACAGTGCACAGGACAAAACCTGCCCCTTTGGGTTTCCCCTGGAAGAAGATGGTCTTCCTCTCACCATGCCCGCCACTCCTTCCTTCCATTTCGACGCAGAGCGGTCAGTGGTGGAGGagaacagctgcagcagtgacatGACTGaatcctcctgctcctccactGATTCTGATGCAGGAGGATGTCATACTGAGAGTCAGAATATCCAGGAAGTTGATGGAGGGTTGTCCCGTACCCTCAGCATCTGTGACTCTGAAAATAATAACTACTCTATGTGCAGCCAACTGAGACACATAAGAGAACCACTGACGCAGAAGAACAACATTTCTGCCACTTACAGCACAACTACTGACAGTATGGAACCACTCACAGCCAACACATTCACAGACAATATAAGCAGGACCTCAGTGACAGCTTATCTGGATGAAAATGCAAACCAAGCCAGAGATTTATTTGATGATGACTCTCTTGAGGACTATCCCAACACTCCCTCCCCCACTGTGGACTATTCCTCAAGCAGGTACATGGACCTGAGTCTCTCCTCCGACTCCAACCTGGAGTTCTTCGACTGTGACTACCCCTCCGGACCACTGCACAGCTCCTTCAAAGGACACAGACACTCAGACAGCTTTCCCCATCTCCAGCTGTTTAGCTCTGTTCATTTGCCACAGAACGAGTCGAGCACCTACCTCCTGGAGTCTCTGATCGGCCTGACTGAACCGAGCCCAGAGCAGGTTTAA
- the gorasp1a gene encoding Golgi reassembly-stacking protein 1a, producing the protein MGLSQSSDVSEGGTYGYHVHGVQPNSPAEKGGLQPFFDFILSLDNKRLNEENDQLKEILKANMEKAVRMEVYSTKTTRVRELEVVPSNMWGGQGLLGASVRFCSYQGANENVWHVLDVEASSPAALAGLQPHTDYIVGADQVLQDSEDFFSLIEAHEGKPLKLLVYNTLTDNCREVVVTPNGAWGGEGSLGCGIGYGYLHRIPVHPDVLTVKPSTPPPPEETPSPELPTHGFTETPLLAPSSQSEGATDLEQVILMEAPLPPPIQRVMVPSLSDSEVAVMNPEPADLVDRLDLSMSSIDMTNTSLAMHEEKDGEISGVEELDDSELRSSSEDTQTEPQELSSQAAMDLTSALASTDSLSDSGVPPAEPSNLESTDLLGPLCESTDSPSPPMDAPSLPVEPVEPPAEDPPSPPPVDLLPTSIADEPAVDDSSAQAIVDAAEPQVLSSAEEPAEPQDEAPAHHCGHEGDEEEPEEPPLE; encoded by the exons ATGGGTTTATCTCAGAGTTCAGACGTGTCCGAAGGAGGGACGTATGGATACCATGTGCACGGC GTGCAGCCAAATTCACCTGCAGAAAAAGGCGGACTGCAGCCCTTCTTTGACTTCATTCTGTCTCTGGACAACAAAAGACTT AATGAGGAAAATGACCAACTAAAGGAGATTCTGAAAGCCAACATGGAGAAAGCGGTGAGGATGGAGGTGTACAGCACTAAAACCACGAGGGTTCGTGAGCTGGAGGTGGTGCCCAGTAACATGTGGGGAGGACAGGGCCTGCTGGGGGCCAGTGTTCGCTTCTGCAGCTACCAAGGAGCCAATGAGAATGTCTGGCACGTCCTG GATGTGGAAGCCagttcacctgctgctctggCAGGGCTTCAGCCCCACACTGACTACATCGTTGGAGCAGATCAGGTTTTGCAAGAT TCAGAAGACTTCTTCTCGCTGATCGAGGCTCATGAAGGGAAGCCCCTAAAGCTGCTGGTTTACAACACACTAACAGACAACTGCAGAGAGGTGGTGGTCACACCAAATGGAGCGTGGGGAGGGGAGGGCAG tttggGTTGCGGTATCGGTTATGGCTACCTGCACCGAATCCCTGTACATCCTGATGTATTGACAGTGAAgccctccacccctcctcctcctgaggaGACGCCCTCTCCAGAGCTGCCTACTCATGGATTCACAGAG acGCCTTTGTTGGCACCTTCAAGCCAAAGTGAAGGTGCGACAGACTTGGAGCAGGTCATCCTCATGGAAGCTCCTCTACCTCCACCCATCCAGAGAGTCATGGTCCCTA GCCTCTCTGATTCCGAAGTGGCAGTGATGAACCCTGAACCTGCTGATCTGGTGGACAGGCTGGATCTGTCCATGTCGTCCATCGACATGACCAACACTTCACTGGCTATGCACGAGGAGAAAGATGGTGAAATCTCTGGTGTTG AGGAGCTGGACGACAGTGAACTTCGCTCATCATCGGAAGACACCCAAACTGAGCCACAAGAGCTGAGCTCCCAGGCAGCCATGGACCTCACTTCTGCTCTCGCTTCCACTGACAGTTTGTCGGATTCAGGCGTCCCACCGGCAGAGCCATCTAACCTCGAGTCCACAGACCTGCTCGGCCCTCTCTGCGAGTCTACTGATAGCCCAAGTCCACCTATGGATGCCCCGTCTCTCCCCGTAGAGCCAGTAGAGCCTCCTGCTGAAGACCCTCCCTCCCCACCTCCTGTCGATCTCCTCCCAACCTCGATCGCCGATGAGCCCGCGGTGGATGATTCTTCCGCTCAGGCCATCGTGGATGCAGCAGAGCCTCAAGTGTTAAGCTCAGCGGAGGAGCCTGCAGAGCCTCAAGACGAGGCTCCCGCTCACCACTGTGGACATGAGGGCGATGAGGAGGAACCAGAAGAGCCACCTCTTGAGTAA
- the LOC122993179 gene encoding WD repeat-containing protein 48 isoform X1 produces the protein MATHHRQNAAGRRKVQVSYVIRDEVEKYNRNGVNALQLDPALNRLFTAGRDSIIRIWSVYQHKQDPYIASMEHHTDWVNDIVLCCNGKTLISASSDTTVKVWNAHKGFCMSTLRTHKDYVKALAYAKDKELVASAGLDRQIFLWDVNTLTALTASNNTVTTSSLSGNKDSIYSLAMNQMGTVIVSGSTEKVLRVWDPRTCAKLMKLKGHTDNVKSLLLNRDGTQCLSGSSDGTIRLWSLGQQRCIATYRVHDEGVWALQVNEAFTHVYSGGRDKKIYCTDLRNPDIRVLICEEKAPVLKMELDRSADPPPAIWVSTTKSSVNKWSLKGMHNFRSSGEYDNDCTTPLTPLCTQPEQVIKGGASIIQCHILNDKRHILTKDTNNNVAFWDVLKACKGEDLGKVEFDEEIKKRFKMVYVPNWFSVDLKTGMLTITLDESDCFAAWVSAKDAGFSSSDGSDPKLNLGGLLLQALLEFWPRTRINPMDEEENEVNHVNGEQENRVQKGNGYFQVPPHTPVIFGEAGGRTLFRLLCRDSGGETESMLLNETVPQWVIDITVDKNMPKFNKIPFYLQPHSSSGAKTLKKDRLSASDMLQVRKVMEHVYEKIINLDNESQTTSSSANDKPGEQEKEEDMAMLAEEKIELMCQDQVLDPNMDLRTVKHFIWKSGGDLTLHYRQKST, from the exons ATGGCCACGCATCACAGGCAAAATGCTGCTGGGCGGAGAAAAGTACAG gtgtcCTATGTCATTAGAGATGAGGTAGAGAAGTACAATCGCAATGGGGTGAACGCGCTCCAGTTGGACCCTGCGCTGAACCGGCTCTTCACTGCTGGAAGGGACTCTATCATCCGGATATGGAGCGTGTACCAGCACAAA CAGGACCCATATATTGCCTCAATGGAGCATCACACAGACTGGGTTAATGACATAGTTCTCTGTTGCAATGGAAAAACAT TGATATCTGCCTCCTCAGATACAACAGTGAAAGTATGGAATGCGCACAAAGGATTCTGCATGTCGACGTTACGAACACACAAAGACTATGTGAAAGCTTTGGCCTACGCTAAGGACAAGGAGCTGGTGGCATCCGCAGGTCTGGACCGGCAGATCTTTCTTTGGGATGTGAACACACTAACAGCACTCACTGCTTCCAACAATACTGTCACCA CTTCGTCACTCAGTGGGAACAAGGACTCTATCTACAGTCTGGCAATGAACCAGATGGGCACAGTTATTGTATCTGGATCCACAGAAAAG gtTCTGAGAGTGTGGGATCCACGAACTTGCGCGaaactgatgaagctgaaaGGTCACACAGACAACGTCAAGTCGTTGCTGTTGAATCGAGATGGCACTCAG TGCCTGTCGGGCAGTTCAGATGGGACTATCCGCCTGTGGTCCCTCGGCCAACAAAGGTGCATTGCCACCTACCGGGTACACGATGAAGGGGTGTGGGCCCTGCAGGTCAATGAGGCCTTTACACACGTCTATTCTGGAGGCAGGGACAAAAAGATCTACTGTACTGACCTGCGTAACCCTGACATCCGTGTGCTCATCTGTGAGGAGAAGGCCCCGGTGCTCAAA aTGGAACTGGACAGATCTGCTGACCCACCTCCAGCAATCTGGGTCTCCACCACCAAGTCATCCGTTAATAAATGG TCTCTAAAGGGAATGCACAACTTCAGATCATCAGGGGAGTATGACAACGACTGCACTACCCCTCTGACACCACTGTGTACTCAACCAGAACAAGTCATCAAGG gAGGTGCCAGTATTATACAGTGCCACATTCTGAATGACAAGCGACACATACTTACCAAAGATACCAACAACAATGTGGCTTTCTGGGATGTCCTGAAG GCTTGCAAGGGTGAAGACTTGGGGAAAGTGGAGTTTGATGAAGAGATTAAAAAGCGCTTCAAGATGGTCTATGTGCCAAATTGGTTCTCTGTTGATCTGAAAACTGGG ATGCTCACCATCACACTGGACGAGAGCGACTGCTTCGCTGCCTGGGTGTCTGCAAAAGACGCAGGGTTTTCAAGCTCTGATGGATCTGACCCAAAGT TGAACCTGGGTGGACTGTTGCTTCAGGCTCTGCTTGAGTTCTGGCCCAGAACTCGCATCAACCCCATGGACGAGGAAGAGAACGAGGTGAATCACG TGAACGGAGAGCAGGAGAACAGGGTCCAGAAAGGAAATGGGTATTTCCAGGTGCCACCACACACGCCAGTCATCTTTGGAGAAGCAGGAGGTCGAACTCTTTTTAG GTTGCTATGTAGAGATTCAGGTGGAGAGACTGAATCGATGCTGCTGAATGAGACTGTTCCACAGTGGGTTATTGATATAACTGTAGAT AAAAATATGCCCAAATTCAACAAAATCCCGTTCTACCTCCAGCCTCATTCTTCCTCTGGTGCAAAAACTCTAAAGAA GGACCGTCTCTCGGCCAGTGACATGCTGCAGGTGAGGAAGGTGATGGAGCACGTTTACGAGAAGATCATCAACCTGGACAATGAGTCGCAGACCACCAGCTCCTCTGCCAATGATAAGCCCGGGgagcaggagaaggaggaggacatgGCCATGCTAGCCGAGGAGAAGATCGAGCTAATGTGTCAAGACCAG GTTCTGGATCCCAACATGGACCTGCGAACAGTTAAACATTTTATCTGGAAGAGCGGAGGGGACTTGACGCTTCACTATAGGCAGAAGTCCACGTGA
- the LOC122993179 gene encoding WD repeat-containing protein 48 isoform X2, protein MATHHRQNAAGRRKVQVSYVIRDEVEKYNRNGVNALQLDPALNRLFTAGRDSIIRIWSVYQHKDPYIASMEHHTDWVNDIVLCCNGKTLISASSDTTVKVWNAHKGFCMSTLRTHKDYVKALAYAKDKELVASAGLDRQIFLWDVNTLTALTASNNTVTTSSLSGNKDSIYSLAMNQMGTVIVSGSTEKVLRVWDPRTCAKLMKLKGHTDNVKSLLLNRDGTQCLSGSSDGTIRLWSLGQQRCIATYRVHDEGVWALQVNEAFTHVYSGGRDKKIYCTDLRNPDIRVLICEEKAPVLKMELDRSADPPPAIWVSTTKSSVNKWSLKGMHNFRSSGEYDNDCTTPLTPLCTQPEQVIKGGASIIQCHILNDKRHILTKDTNNNVAFWDVLKACKGEDLGKVEFDEEIKKRFKMVYVPNWFSVDLKTGMLTITLDESDCFAAWVSAKDAGFSSSDGSDPKLNLGGLLLQALLEFWPRTRINPMDEEENEVNHVNGEQENRVQKGNGYFQVPPHTPVIFGEAGGRTLFRLLCRDSGGETESMLLNETVPQWVIDITVDKNMPKFNKIPFYLQPHSSSGAKTLKKDRLSASDMLQVRKVMEHVYEKIINLDNESQTTSSSANDKPGEQEKEEDMAMLAEEKIELMCQDQVLDPNMDLRTVKHFIWKSGGDLTLHYRQKST, encoded by the exons ATGGCCACGCATCACAGGCAAAATGCTGCTGGGCGGAGAAAAGTACAG gtgtcCTATGTCATTAGAGATGAGGTAGAGAAGTACAATCGCAATGGGGTGAACGCGCTCCAGTTGGACCCTGCGCTGAACCGGCTCTTCACTGCTGGAAGGGACTCTATCATCCGGATATGGAGCGTGTACCAGCACAAA GACCCATATATTGCCTCAATGGAGCATCACACAGACTGGGTTAATGACATAGTTCTCTGTTGCAATGGAAAAACAT TGATATCTGCCTCCTCAGATACAACAGTGAAAGTATGGAATGCGCACAAAGGATTCTGCATGTCGACGTTACGAACACACAAAGACTATGTGAAAGCTTTGGCCTACGCTAAGGACAAGGAGCTGGTGGCATCCGCAGGTCTGGACCGGCAGATCTTTCTTTGGGATGTGAACACACTAACAGCACTCACTGCTTCCAACAATACTGTCACCA CTTCGTCACTCAGTGGGAACAAGGACTCTATCTACAGTCTGGCAATGAACCAGATGGGCACAGTTATTGTATCTGGATCCACAGAAAAG gtTCTGAGAGTGTGGGATCCACGAACTTGCGCGaaactgatgaagctgaaaGGTCACACAGACAACGTCAAGTCGTTGCTGTTGAATCGAGATGGCACTCAG TGCCTGTCGGGCAGTTCAGATGGGACTATCCGCCTGTGGTCCCTCGGCCAACAAAGGTGCATTGCCACCTACCGGGTACACGATGAAGGGGTGTGGGCCCTGCAGGTCAATGAGGCCTTTACACACGTCTATTCTGGAGGCAGGGACAAAAAGATCTACTGTACTGACCTGCGTAACCCTGACATCCGTGTGCTCATCTGTGAGGAGAAGGCCCCGGTGCTCAAA aTGGAACTGGACAGATCTGCTGACCCACCTCCAGCAATCTGGGTCTCCACCACCAAGTCATCCGTTAATAAATGG TCTCTAAAGGGAATGCACAACTTCAGATCATCAGGGGAGTATGACAACGACTGCACTACCCCTCTGACACCACTGTGTACTCAACCAGAACAAGTCATCAAGG gAGGTGCCAGTATTATACAGTGCCACATTCTGAATGACAAGCGACACATACTTACCAAAGATACCAACAACAATGTGGCTTTCTGGGATGTCCTGAAG GCTTGCAAGGGTGAAGACTTGGGGAAAGTGGAGTTTGATGAAGAGATTAAAAAGCGCTTCAAGATGGTCTATGTGCCAAATTGGTTCTCTGTTGATCTGAAAACTGGG ATGCTCACCATCACACTGGACGAGAGCGACTGCTTCGCTGCCTGGGTGTCTGCAAAAGACGCAGGGTTTTCAAGCTCTGATGGATCTGACCCAAAGT TGAACCTGGGTGGACTGTTGCTTCAGGCTCTGCTTGAGTTCTGGCCCAGAACTCGCATCAACCCCATGGACGAGGAAGAGAACGAGGTGAATCACG TGAACGGAGAGCAGGAGAACAGGGTCCAGAAAGGAAATGGGTATTTCCAGGTGCCACCACACACGCCAGTCATCTTTGGAGAAGCAGGAGGTCGAACTCTTTTTAG GTTGCTATGTAGAGATTCAGGTGGAGAGACTGAATCGATGCTGCTGAATGAGACTGTTCCACAGTGGGTTATTGATATAACTGTAGAT AAAAATATGCCCAAATTCAACAAAATCCCGTTCTACCTCCAGCCTCATTCTTCCTCTGGTGCAAAAACTCTAAAGAA GGACCGTCTCTCGGCCAGTGACATGCTGCAGGTGAGGAAGGTGATGGAGCACGTTTACGAGAAGATCATCAACCTGGACAATGAGTCGCAGACCACCAGCTCCTCTGCCAATGATAAGCCCGGGgagcaggagaaggaggaggacatgGCCATGCTAGCCGAGGAGAAGATCGAGCTAATGTGTCAAGACCAG GTTCTGGATCCCAACATGGACCTGCGAACAGTTAAACATTTTATCTGGAAGAGCGGAGGGGACTTGACGCTTCACTATAGGCAGAAGTCCACGTGA